One Candidatus Symbiobacter mobilis CR genomic window, ATGCTTGCGATGGTCTGGGCATCGAGGGCGCTGGCAGCATCGTGGTGCAGATAGTGCGACAAGTCCGAACTGACGAGGAGCAGTGTCTCCGGCCCGCCCCACAGCGCCAGCAACACTTGTGCGACTTCTTGCGTGCTGGCGGCGCCAACGACGAGGGGCACCAGGGAAAACTGGTCGAGGACGGTTTGCAGGAAGGGCAGTTGCACTTCCAGCGCGTGTTCCTGCGCATGGGCTGCTTCGGAAACAAGCACCTGCGGCAAATGCGCGAGCTGCGCGGTGGCCTCCGGCGCAATCGGAACCCGGCCCAAAGGGGTATCGAAGGCATCGACACCCGGCAACGCCAGCCCCTGGAGGGGGACGGTATGCGCCGGGCCGAGCAAGACGACGCGCGTGATCGTGCCCCGTGCGGCACAGAGCTTGCGGTACCCGAGCGCGGCGGTTTGCCCCGAGTACACATACCCCGCATGGGGAACGATCATCGCTTTCGGGGGAGCCGCAGCGCCTGCTGTATCTCCCAACAACGCAAGCACTTCCCGGAACAGCACGGCGGGGTCGGCGGGGTAAAACAGCCCAGCCACGGCAGCAGGACGAATACGGAGGGGGGAGGGAGTGCTATGCGGTTCCATCGGATTCCCTTCAGTTTGCATCGGGACTGGCAACCAACCTCTCCAACCCGCCCATATAGGGCTGCAATGCTGGGGGGATGCTGATCGATCCGTCCGCATTCTGGTAGTTTTCCAGCACCGCGACGAGGGTGCGGCCTACAGCCAGGCCGGAACCGTTGAGGGTATGCACCCACTCGTTTTTGCCCTGCGCGTTCTTGAACCGTGCCTGGAGCCTGCGCGCCTGAAAGTCCCCGCAGTGGGAGATGGAGCTGATTTCACGGTATGCGTTTTGCCCAGGCAACCAGACTTCGAGGTCGAAGGTGCGGCAAGCGGCAAATCCCAAATCGCCCGTACACAGCTCGACGACCCGGTACGCCAGGCCCAGCTTTTGCAGAATGGCTTCGGCGTGGTGGGTCATCGATTCCAAGGCGGCGTCGGCGGCGTCGGGGTGGACGATCTGCACCATCTCGACTTTGTCGAACTGATGCTGGCGGATCAGCCCTCGGGTATCGCGTCCGGCGCTCCCGGCTTCGGAACGGAAGCAGGGGGTATGTGCGGTCAGCAGGATGGGCAGGGCGCTTTCGGCGAGCAAGGTGTCCTGCACGAAGTTCGTCAGGGTGACTTCCGCTGTCGGGATCAGGTACATCGCGCCGTCGTCCTGTGCTTCCTCGCCGTCTTGCCCGCCCTTTTTCGCGGCGAACAGGTCGGCCTCGAATTTGGGGAGCTGCCCCGTTCCCCGCAGCGCATGGGCGCGGACGATGTAGGGCGTGTAGCACTCGGTGTAGCCGTGCTGGGTGGTGTGGACGTCCAGCATGAACTGCGCCAGCGCACGGTGCAGCCGCGCAATGGGGCCGCGCAGCACAGCAAAGCGCGCGCCGGAGAGTTTGGTGGCGGTATCGAAATCCAGCCCCAAGGGGGCACCGATGTCAACGTGGTCCCGCACAGGGAACGCAAAGCCGGGGATGTCCCACTCGGGGCTCCAGTTTCGACGCACGATGTTGGCGGATTCATTGCTGCCCACGGGTATCCGCTCGTCGGGCAGATTGGGGACGGCCAGCAGCATCGTTTGCAGCGCAGCCTGAAGCTCTTCGAGCCGCTGCGAGCAGGTTTCGAGTTCGGCGTTGGCGGCCTCCACCTGGGCAAGCAGATCGTCCGCAGGGGTGTCGGGTTCCTGGGATTTGAGGATGCCGATCTGCTTGCTGAGCGTTTTGCGCTGGGATTGCAGGGCTTCGGTGCGAATCTGCACGCCCTTGCGCTCGGACTCCAACGCGGCAAAACGCGCCTCGTCCAGAAAGGGTTGCGGGGTTTTGCGGGTTTGCAGGCGGCGCAGTGCGCTATCGAGGTCTTTGCGCAGAAGTTGGATGTCTAGCATGGTGCAACGAGGTTGTGGTGAGGCCAGAGGACATTACTGGGAAAGTCGCGAAGCGGCTTCTCGACGCTCCCCTCGCCCAGTGGGAGAGGGGCTGGGGGGTGAGGGAAATGGTCAGGCGGATTCGATGCGCAATCCCTTGGGCAAGGGGAATTTGACAGTTTCCTCCTTGCCTGCCAGGGTTTGCACCGTTGTCGCGCCCCATGCGCGCAGGCGGGCTACGACTTCATCGACGAGGATCTCCGGTGCGGAAGCACCGGCAGTCACCCCGACCGTTGCACAGCCGCTGAGCCACGCATCGTGCAGGTCGCTTGCGGAGTCGATGCGATAACTGGGGATTCCGCATCGGCGGGACACTTCGGCAAGCCGGTTGGTATTGGAACTGTTCGGGCTGCCGACGACGAGCATCACATCGACCTGGGAACACATCGTCTTGACGGCATCTTGTCTGTTCTGCGTGGCGTAGCAGATGTCCTGCTGCTTGGGTTCGCGGATGCCAGGAAAGCGCTGGCGGATCGCCTGGGTTAGCTCCATGGTGTCGTCCACGCTCAATGTCGTCTGCGTGACCAGCGCGAGCCGTTGCGATTGGGCAGGCTTGATGCGCCAGACATCGTCGATCTGTTCGATGAGATGGATGCCTGCGTCGAGCTGCCCCATCGTCCCCTCGACTTCGGGGTGGCCCCGGTGGCCGATCATCAGGAATTCGTAGCCCTCTCGCAGCAGTTTGGCAACCTCGACGTGTACCTTGGTGACCAGCGGGCAGGTGGCGTCGAACACGCGCAGCCCGCGTTCCTGGGCTTCGCGCCGAACGGCCTGGGGCACCCCGTGGGCCGAAAACACGAGCGTCGCGCCCGCAGGCACGGCATCGAGCGTTTCGATGAAGACGGCCCCCAGCGTTTGCAGGCGTTGGACGACGTGGGTGTTGTGGACGATCTCGTGCCGAACATAGATGGGGGCGCCAAACTTGGCCAGCGCCCGTTCCACGACTTCGATGGCCCGGTCGACCCCCGCACAAAACCCCCGGGGCTGGGCCAGATACACCACGGCCCCTTCGGCAAGGATACGCTTGGGGCCTGCTGCGGCGGTTGCCGTCATAGCACGCTAATGATCTGCACTTCGAAGCGCACTGGCTGCCCGGCCAAGGGATGATTGAAATCCAGACGGATGGCATCGCCATTCTTGCCTGTGCGGAATTCGAGGATGACCCCCGCGAATTCACCCTCCCCGTTCGGAGTGGGGAAGTGCAGCACGTCACCCACGGCGTAGTCTTCCCCCGGTAGGCCCATGTCGATCACCTCCTGGCGTGCGAGCCATTGCAGCATCACGGGGTTGCGCTCGCCAAAAGCCACTCCGGCAGGCAGCTCGAACACAGTGTGTGTGTCTTCCGCCATTCCGAATAGGCAGGCTTCCAATGCCGGGGCAAGCAGGCCCGTGCCGAGCGTCAGCGTTGCCGGGGTGCCGGGGAAAGTATTGACGACATCACCCTTGGGGCCGCTGAGGCGGTAATGCAGGGTCAGGAAAGACCCGGGCTGGATGACGGCGGGGGCAGTGGACATGGAGGTTTACTGTGCAGGGCAGTCGATGCTACCAAGAATCGAGGAATCGGGCGCTTTTTCCAAGGATTCCCCCTCTGCGGTCAACGCATACACTGCACGCGGCACGCCGGGTTGGCGCCCGGTGCGTCGTTGGCATATTTCCCCACCGCCCCATGTCGATCACAGTATTTTTGGCCCAGCGGGTTCCTGTGCAAGTCGCGAAGCGGCTTCTCGAAACTCCCCTCGCCCAGCGGGAGAGGGGCAGGGGGTGAGGGAAACTGCCATGGCTTTCCTGATTCTGGGTGTCTGTGCAAAGTCATGGCAGTTTTATCGGTTTGTCGTTCGTGATGGGTTGTCTGTAGTGGGTTGTCTGTAATGGGTGCATCGATCAAGGACTTCCCCCCCGACGCCCGCCCACGTGAAAAGCTCTTGCAGCGTGGCGCGGCTGCGCTCAGCGACGTCGAGCTGTTGGCCATCCTGCTGCGTACCGGCATGGCTGGCAAGGGCGTGATGCAGATGGCGCAGGAACTGCTGGATGTCGGCGGAACGATGGGGTTTGGGGGGATCGCGGGCTTGCTTCATGCCAGCGCCCGGGACCTGGAACGAGTCAAAGGGCTAGGCCCCGCCAAGCGTGCGGAGTTGCTGGCCGTGCTGGAACTGGCTCGGCGTGCGCTGGCGCAGCAGATGCAGGAGCGCAGCGTGCTCAATACCCCAAGTTTGGTGAAGGACTATGTGCGCCTGCACCTGGGGGAGCGGACGCAAGAAGTCTTTGCCGTGCTCTTTCTCGATGCCCAAAACCGCCTGCTGGCCTTTCGCGAACTGTTTTTCGGCACACTGACGCAAACCAGCGTCCACCCGCGCGAGGTCGTCGTCGCCGCGCTGCAAGCGCAAGCCAATGCGGTGATCCTGGCGCACAACCACCCTAGCGGGAATCTGCAACCTTCCCGCAGCGACGAGGCGCTGACCCAGACCTTGCGCTCCGCACTGGCCCTCATCGACATCCGCGTGCTCGACCACATCATCGTCAGCCCGGCAGGCGCTATGTCGATGGCAGAGCAAGGGTTGGTGTAGAAACCGGCACCCCGGCGGCAGGCACAGTCCACCAGATATCGACCCATGTCCGAGCACCCCACCGAACCGCTCGTAAGCGTGCTGATCCCCACGCACAACCGGCCGGATTACCTGGAAGTGGCGCTGCGCAGTGCCTTGGCGCAGCGCTATGCCAACCTCGAAATCGTCGTCAGCGACAACGGTGACGATGACCTGACAGCGCAAAGAATCCAGCCGTACTTGCAGGCGCATCCGCACATCCGATATTTCCGTCGGCAGGGAATGAGCGCCACCGAGAACTGGGACAAATGCATGGAGCTGTCCCGGGGCGAGTACCTCAATTACCTGATGGACGACGATGCGTTCCACCCGGACAAGATCAGCCGGATGATGCAGTGTTTCCAAGCGCATCCCGACGTCGGGCTGGTGACCTCGTTTCGCCAGCTCATTGACGAGCGGGGGAACCCTTTGCCACCGGTCGAAGGCACGGAACGCCTGTTTGCGCAGGACACCATGGTGACGGGTTCGTCCTTTGGCCGCTACATCCTGGCACTGGGCAGCAATCTCATCGGCGAGCCGACCACCGTGCTGTTCCGCCGCGCCGACTTGCGCGGGCCATTTGGCACCTTTCTGGATCGACGCTATACCGTGCTCAGCGACATCGCCACCTGGCTATCGATCCTGGCGCGGTGGGACGCCGTGTACCTCGTCGATCCCATGAGCTATTTCCGCATCCATTTTCAGCAAGACCAGCGGGACAACAGTACCCGCCTGCGCGCCTCGCTGGAATGGATGACGCTGTTTCTGGATTCGCACGAGCATGGGCTGTTTTCCGAGGAAGAGCCTGCTTTTCTCGACCTCCTCGCCGCCAAGCTCGGCGGGCTGAGCCAGTATTTGACGTTGCACTATCCATCGATCCGGGGGGGAAGCATCCCCGCGCAGGATATCGTCGATGGGATGCAGCGTTGTTTCCATGCCCTGCTACACCGGCAGGGTGCTCCGTCGCCCCTCGATTCGCCTCCCTCCGGCACATCCGGAACCCACGTTGCCAGCAAAGGTAGACCATGACGATCCGCAACATTCCCCTTAT contains:
- a CDS encoding glycosyltransferase family 2 protein, with the translated sequence MSEHPTEPLVSVLIPTHNRPDYLEVALRSALAQRYANLEIVVSDNGDDDLTAQRIQPYLQAHPHIRYFRRQGMSATENWDKCMELSRGEYLNYLMDDDAFHPDKISRMMQCFQAHPDVGLVTSFRQLIDERGNPLPPVEGTERLFAQDTMVTGSSFGRYILALGSNLIGEPTTVLFRRADLRGPFGTFLDRRYTVLSDIATWLSILARWDAVYLVDPMSYFRIHFQQDQRDNSTRLRASLEWMTLFLDSHEHGLFSEEEPAFLDLLAAKLGGLSQYLTLHYPSIRGGSIPAQDIVDGMQRCFHALLHRQGAPSPLDSPPSGTSGTHVASKGRP
- the ispH gene encoding 4-hydroxy-3-methylbut-2-enyl diphosphate reductase, translated to MTATAAAGPKRILAEGAVVYLAQPRGFCAGVDRAIEVVERALAKFGAPIYVRHEIVHNTHVVQRLQTLGAVFIETLDAVPAGATLVFSAHGVPQAVRREAQERGLRVFDATCPLVTKVHVEVAKLLREGYEFLMIGHRGHPEVEGTMGQLDAGIHLIEQIDDVWRIKPAQSQRLALVTQTTLSVDDTMELTQAIRQRFPGIREPKQQDICYATQNRQDAVKTMCSQVDVMLVVGSPNSSNTNRLAEVSRRCGIPSYRIDSASDLHDAWLSGCATVGVTAGASAPEILVDEVVARLRAWGATTVQTLAGKEETVKFPLPKGLRIESA
- the radC gene encoding RadC family protein; this encodes MGASIKDFPPDARPREKLLQRGAAALSDVELLAILLRTGMAGKGVMQMAQELLDVGGTMGFGGIAGLLHASARDLERVKGLGPAKRAELLAVLELARRALAQQMQERSVLNTPSLVKDYVRLHLGERTQEVFAVLFLDAQNRLLAFRELFFGTLTQTSVHPREVVVAALQAQANAVILAHNHPSGNLQPSRSDEALTQTLRSALALIDIRVLDHIIVSPAGAMSMAEQGLV
- the serS gene encoding serine--tRNA ligase, which encodes MLDIQLLRKDLDSALRRLQTRKTPQPFLDEARFAALESERKGVQIRTEALQSQRKTLSKQIGILKSQEPDTPADDLLAQVEAANAELETCSQRLEELQAALQTMLLAVPNLPDERIPVGSNESANIVRRNWSPEWDIPGFAFPVRDHVDIGAPLGLDFDTATKLSGARFAVLRGPIARLHRALAQFMLDVHTTQHGYTECYTPYIVRAHALRGTGQLPKFEADLFAAKKGGQDGEEAQDDGAMYLIPTAEVTLTNFVQDTLLAESALPILLTAHTPCFRSEAGSAGRDTRGLIRQHQFDKVEMVQIVHPDAADAALESMTHHAEAILQKLGLAYRVVELCTGDLGFAACRTFDLEVWLPGQNAYREISSISHCGDFQARRLQARFKNAQGKNEWVHTLNGSGLAVGRTLVAVLENYQNADGSISIPPALQPYMGGLERLVASPDAN
- a CDS encoding FKBP-type peptidyl-prolyl cis-trans isomerase, with translation MSTAPAVIQPGSFLTLHYRLSGPKGDVVNTFPGTPATLTLGTGLLAPALEACLFGMAEDTHTVFELPAGVAFGERNPVMLQWLARQEVIDMGLPGEDYAVGDVLHFPTPNGEGEFAGVILEFRTGKNGDAIRLDFNHPLAGQPVRFEVQIISVL